The Saprospiraceae bacterium genome includes a window with the following:
- a CDS encoding LysM peptidoglycan-binding domain-containing protein, whose translation MKYFITTILSIFILIPVVLTQNNINRFFSSGSEIALDVLPGNDIIFSCVFEKGQSIYNLARTFQVDPNLIYKINKINPDMPISEGRIVKVPLDKNKINIHVGQKPWNQPHLKVYYIVKKGETLFRISRVYFNQQISDVKSRNKLMSDQLTEGDMLLMGWFPLPDSPVRNDIAESIVGPKNSGSDQENMKLKNEDLEKTVNAEENQTETNEPQIVWVTDQIIALWDKSNKTTRSMYVLHNDAKIGTEMELFFPLVRTSVKAKVVGRIPEGTYTNDIALFVSPKVARHLGVLDNRFMVQVKYAKQM comes from the coding sequence ATGAAATATTTTATAACCACAATATTATCAATTTTTATACTAATACCGGTCGTATTAACACAAAATAACATCAACCGTTTTTTTTCCTCAGGATCAGAGATCGCATTAGACGTTCTCCCTGGGAATGATATTATCTTTTCATGTGTTTTTGAAAAAGGGCAGAGTATTTACAATCTTGCCAGAACTTTTCAAGTAGATCCAAATCTTATTTATAAAATAAATAAGATCAATCCCGATATGCCGATCAGTGAAGGCAGGATTGTAAAGGTGCCTTTGGACAAAAACAAAATCAACATCCACGTTGGTCAGAAACCCTGGAATCAGCCTCACCTGAAAGTTTACTACATCGTAAAAAAAGGGGAGACACTGTTCAGAATTTCCCGGGTATATTTCAATCAGCAAATTTCAGATGTAAAATCAAGGAATAAATTGATGTCAGATCAGTTGACTGAAGGTGATATGTTACTGATGGGGTGGTTTCCGTTGCCTGATTCACCAGTCAGGAATGATATCGCTGAGTCAATTGTTGGTCCCAAAAATTCAGGTTCCGACCAAGAAAATATGAAACTAAAAAATGAGGATTTAGAAAAAACTGTTAACGCAGAAGAAAACCAAACAGAAACTAATGAACCGCAGATAGTTTGGGTAACAGATCAAATTATCGCTTTATGGGACAAATCCAATAAAACCACTAGATCCATGTACGTTCTTCATAATGATGCAAAAATCGGGACAGAAATGGAACTGTTTTTTCCGTTAGTGAGGACATCTGTGAAAGCAAAAGTAGTAGGAAGAATCCCCGAAGGTACTTATACAAATGACATTGCACTTTTTGTCAGCCCAAAAGTTGCCAGACATCTCGGGGTCCTTGACAATCGGTTTATGGTCCAGGTGAAGTATGCAAAACAGATGTAA
- a CDS encoding RNA methyltransferase, with protein MRKLKLEELNRVSQEEFIKLSKIPVIVVLDNVRSAMNVGSVFRTADAFAFEKVILCGITAIPPNREITKTAIGATESVSWEYYENTAEAVKSLKAEGYVIAGIEQTDKSVSLDHYKPDKIKTALVFGNEVEGISDDVLEWVDVCIEIPQFGTKHSLNVSVCAGIVMWEYGKLFFAEVSIE; from the coding sequence ATGCGAAAGTTAAAACTGGAAGAACTCAACCGGGTCAGTCAGGAAGAATTCATAAAACTTTCAAAGATACCTGTCATTGTTGTTCTGGATAATGTCCGCTCTGCAATGAACGTAGGTTCTGTCTTCAGAACAGCAGATGCATTTGCTTTTGAAAAAGTAATTCTCTGCGGCATCACTGCTATCCCTCCCAATCGCGAGATCACAAAAACCGCCATAGGTGCAACCGAATCAGTATCCTGGGAATATTATGAAAATACTGCCGAAGCGGTGAAGTCATTAAAAGCAGAAGGATATGTTATTGCAGGTATCGAGCAGACAGATAAATCCGTTTCATTGGATCATTACAAACCGGATAAAATAAAAACCGCCTTAGTATTTGGCAATGAAGTGGAAGGAATAAGCGATGATGTTCTGGAATGGGTAGACGTTTGTATTGAAATACCTCAATTCGGAACAAAACACTCACTGAATGTTTCTGTGTGTGCCGGTATTGTGATGTGGGAATATGGAAAATTGTTTTTTGCTGAAGTTTCAATTGAGTAG
- a CDS encoding AAA family ATPase, with translation MKAKILKINKLYGYLNKTIDFKNNINLLVGINGSGKTSILNIVNWLLTPSLAHLCVTEFENLELLFEYNELEYLIEVSQDTKLLTYKVKNITYSIEYFPLTVRLKIPTFRLTQNETQKERFYSEYLNLGPDKDETETWALVLINFPNQW, from the coding sequence ATGAAAGCAAAAATTCTTAAAATAAATAAACTTTATGGTTATCTGAATAAAACAATAGATTTCAAAAACAATATTAATTTACTTGTAGGTATAAATGGTTCTGGAAAAACGAGCATATTGAACATTGTAAATTGGTTACTAACACCATCTCTTGCACACCTTTGTGTGACAGAATTTGAGAATTTAGAACTTTTGTTCGAATATAATGAATTGGAATATCTCATTGAAGTTTCTCAAGATACAAAACTATTAACTTATAAGGTTAAAAATATAACATATAGTATTGAATATTTTCCATTAACTGTAAGATTAAAAATCCCAACCTTTAGACTTACTCAAAATGAAACTCAAAAAGAGAGATTTTATTCTGAATACTTAAATCTTGGACCAGATAAAGATGAAACTGAAACTTGGGCATTAGTTTTAATCAATTTCCCAAACCAATGGTAA
- a CDS encoding ATP-binding protein, which translates to MTEKNTKVHSKRKDPALEKIENYFNHLKDLISKAEKSDDRERFSLLYLSNISQFKKLKDLIKEFEVFEKKSQDYYLDIKTYLETINSFLSDSAKQLSFQKALSELIFNVLDKDGIIISKDRDIKTLSSGERQILILFTYLKFHNKLGTIFIIDEPELSLHPKWQEEFLRAVETLTPKNTQIIIATHSPIIVGSNIEYCKVLLPYND; encoded by the coding sequence ATGACTGAGAAAAATACTAAAGTACATTCTAAAAGAAAAGATCCAGCGCTTGAGAAAATTGAAAATTATTTTAATCATTTGAAGGACTTAATATCGAAAGCAGAGAAAAGTGATGATAGGGAAAGATTTTCATTGCTCTATCTTTCCAACATTAGTCAGTTTAAAAAACTAAAAGACTTAATTAAAGAATTTGAAGTGTTTGAAAAAAAGTCGCAAGACTACTATTTAGATATTAAAACTTACTTAGAAACTATAAATAGTTTTTTATCCGACTCAGCAAAACAACTGTCATTTCAAAAAGCCTTATCAGAATTAATTTTTAATGTCCTTGATAAAGATGGGATAATAATTTCAAAAGACCGAGATATAAAAACCTTGTCTTCTGGCGAACGACAAATTCTAATTTTATTTACTTATCTTAAGTTCCATAATAAATTAGGAACAATTTTTATTATTGATGAACCCGAACTTTCACTTCATCCTAAATGGCAAGAAGAGTTTCTGAGAGCAGTTGAAACATTAACTCCAAAAAATACTCAAATAATTATTGCAACTCATTCACCAATAATCGTTGGTAGTAATATTGAATACTGTAAAGTACTACTTCCATATAATGATTGA
- a CDS encoding DUF4435 domain-containing protein has product MITVEQSIPTKSDSFLKGIDIFYTQFNEVNFYIEDEDQENFYHVILQKLFPDIMLSKIFPLRGKKNVIDKSKRHIGDNKKVFIVDKDFDDLLGKKIIQSNLFYLNEYSIENYLIDKNAFHEYVIEEKPRIKRKEIPKLLKFENTIIECCKTFCELTILHLLVQHKNLGIQNTALPPEKFIQLNNVIRIKQVELDNYKVEIETRLKSLDKRMTLKAQIKKIRKLFNIGSSKDILAHIPGKYLVKYFKCIIEHLFSLASRNIDSFNFRLARSNNFIKLNYLTKRISEYIK; this is encoded by the coding sequence ATGATAACAGTTGAACAGAGCATTCCAACCAAATCAGATTCATTTCTTAAAGGAATAGATATTTTTTACACTCAATTTAATGAGGTAAATTTTTATATAGAAGATGAAGACCAAGAAAATTTCTATCATGTTATTCTCCAAAAATTATTTCCGGATATAATGCTCAGTAAAATATTTCCGTTACGTGGAAAAAAAAATGTAATTGACAAGTCTAAAAGACATATTGGAGATAATAAAAAAGTATTTATAGTTGATAAAGATTTTGATGATTTGCTCGGAAAAAAAATAATTCAAAGCAACCTTTTTTATTTAAATGAATACTCAATTGAAAACTATTTAATAGATAAAAATGCGTTTCATGAATATGTTATTGAAGAGAAGCCAAGAATTAAACGAAAAGAAATTCCAAAATTATTAAAATTTGAAAACACTATAATTGAATGCTGTAAGACTTTCTGTGAACTAACTATTTTACATCTTTTAGTTCAACATAAGAATTTAGGCATTCAAAATACTGCATTGCCACCTGAAAAATTTATTCAACTTAATAATGTGATTCGTATAAAACAAGTTGAATTGGATAATTATAAAGTTGAAATTGAAACTAGACTTAAATCGTTGGACAAGAGAATGACTTTGAAGGCTCAAATAAAAAAAATTAGAAAACTTTTTAATATTGGGTCAAGCAAAGATATTTTAGCACATATACCAGGTAAATATCTAGTAAAGTATTTTAAATGTATAATCGAGCATTTATTCAGCCTTGCAAGTAGAAATATTGACTCTTTCAACTTTCGACTAGCTAGATCAAATAATTTTATAAAATTGAATTATCTTACAAAACGTATAAGTGAATATATAAAATGA
- a CDS encoding GNAT family N-acetyltransferase, with translation MNELLISGQLTLRPATLADKRKIYNWLAHSNLTCEMMGPPAFPEITVSTWNEFNDDYLDYYFDGSEPWKGQCFIMEHNGQEIGQINYNEIDKDTKSTEMDIWMADRKYTGKGLGTTAINLLCHYLESVFDCESIYIAPSFRNINAIKSYQKAGFVETENIPDNFIPDYDDTIVLVKTSRNDAKSRRQQIKSSKMELRVIHIDEDMSMKLYTSPECQEIIKSMQDYYPIIGFNLPWVGYFVIKDNVVVGLGAFTGKPKDGVVEIAYSTFKDYEGQGIASYTCKELVAIAKRTDPTLIITAKTKPEHNASTKILQKNGFEYAGIVQDHEIGDAWLWILKPYSELSK, from the coding sequence ATGAACGAACTTTTAATTTCCGGTCAACTGACGCTTCGACCTGCAACTTTGGCGGATAAAAGGAAAATTTATAATTGGCTGGCTCATTCCAATCTGACATGTGAAATGATGGGTCCACCTGCTTTTCCTGAAATTACAGTATCGACTTGGAACGAGTTTAATGATGACTATCTGGATTATTATTTTGATGGTTCGGAACCATGGAAAGGACAATGTTTTATCATGGAACACAATGGACAGGAAATAGGTCAGATTAATTATAACGAGATAGACAAAGATACAAAATCTACAGAAATGGATATCTGGATGGCAGACCGGAAATATACCGGCAAAGGTCTTGGGACTACAGCTATCAATTTATTATGCCATTATTTGGAATCAGTGTTTGATTGTGAGTCGATATATATTGCTCCTTCTTTTCGTAATATTAATGCGATTAAATCTTACCAAAAAGCAGGTTTTGTGGAGACCGAAAATATTCCGGATAATTTTATACCTGACTATGATGATACAATAGTTTTAGTAAAAACGAGTAGGAATGATGCAAAATCAAGAAGACAACAAATTAAATCAAGTAAAATGGAACTGAGAGTTATACATATTGATGAAGATATGTCAATGAAATTATACACTTCACCGGAATGTCAGGAGATAATCAAATCTATGCAGGATTACTATCCCATCATTGGTTTTAATTTGCCTTGGGTTGGATATTTTGTGATTAAAGACAATGTAGTTGTTGGCTTAGGTGCTTTTACCGGAAAACCTAAAGATGGTGTTGTGGAGATTGCATATTCTACCTTTAAAGATTATGAAGGACAAGGAATTGCGTCATATACATGCAAGGAACTTGTTGCAATTGCCAAAAGAACGGATCCAACATTAATAATTACTGCCAAAACAAAACCTGAACACAATGCATCCACTAAAATCCTGCAAAAAAATGGATTTGAATATGCAGGAATAGTGCAGGACCATGAGATCGGTGATGCCTGGCTTTGGATTTTAAAACCATATTCTGAATTATCTAAGTAA
- a CDS encoding type II toxin-antitoxin system ParD family antitoxin, which yields MSKNTSVTLGDYFEQIIEKSIESGRYSSASEVIREGLRLVDEREQKIKILREAIEAGERSGYIKNFDPIKHLEELSQSYKK from the coding sequence ATGTCAAAGAATACATCCGTTACTCTAGGAGATTATTTCGAGCAAATAATAGAAAAAAGTATTGAATCAGGAAGATATTCTTCAGCGAGTGAAGTTATAAGAGAAGGTCTTAGACTTGTTGATGAAAGAGAACAAAAAATAAAGATACTACGTGAAGCCATTGAAGCTGGAGAAAGGAGTGGCTACATTAAAAATTTTGACCCAATTAAGCATTTGGAAGAGCTAAGCCAAAGTTATAAAAAATGA
- a CDS encoding type II toxin-antitoxin system RelE/ParE family toxin, whose product MKDSYEISRLALKDLDDIWHYTIEHWSKQQANKYYKEIFAVIDEICNNSEIGKSIDEIKIGHKRVNVKSHMIIYKVNREIIYIDRILHQKMDIENHLNE is encoded by the coding sequence ATGAAGGATAGCTATGAAATAAGTCGATTAGCATTGAAAGACTTAGATGATATTTGGCACTATACAATTGAACATTGGTCGAAACAGCAAGCGAATAAATATTATAAGGAAATATTTGCAGTAATAGACGAAATATGTAATAATTCAGAAATTGGCAAATCAATCGATGAAATAAAAATTGGGCATAAAAGAGTAAACGTAAAGTCACATATGATCATCTATAAAGTCAATCGAGAAATTATCTATATTGACAGAATCTTACATCAGAAAATGGATATAGAAAATCATCTCAATGAATAG
- a CDS encoding helix-turn-helix transcriptional regulator, translating to MSMKSNNLTSFKDHLDTEYGKVGTQSRTEYEEGFEAFKLGVLLQDLRTKEGMTQEELANKCGTTKSYISRIENNASDIRLSTIMRIFKEGFGKQIKLSVN from the coding sequence ATTTCAATGAAAAGTAATAATTTGACATCGTTCAAAGATCATTTGGATACAGAATACGGAAAAGTAGGTACACAATCCCGAACAGAATATGAAGAAGGATTTGAAGCCTTTAAATTAGGTGTATTACTTCAGGATCTACGTACCAAAGAAGGTATGACCCAAGAAGAGTTGGCCAATAAATGCGGAACAACAAAAAGTTATATCTCAAGGATCGAAAACAATGCTTCCGATATTAGATTGTCAACCATCATGCGAATCTTTAAAGAAGGATTTGGAAAACAAATCAAATTATCGGTTAATTAA
- a CDS encoding PIG-L family deacetylase — translation MKSSTIIYFLIVLITVNIFSCTEKPIEKKTILVVAAHPDDETAFAPVLAKYSRLGHTVYLVIGVDGRYGNRLENDNPDSVAIVNKNQATCSCNQLGIKQPIFFDLISLDRKHGQKDGVRAAVESGIKFRNKLRETILDIKPDLIITYGPDGEYGHPEHIIVSGLVTELLLREKWVDKYPLYYFGWTKTLEEGNDGWIRYADDQYFTTVIDYTDEDEQRAFKSLNCYERMPKNERDEIMELEMHRINELYFRKFNVSQEKRKDFFNEQ, via the coding sequence ATGAAATCATCTACCATAATATATTTCTTGATAGTATTAATCACAGTAAATATTTTTTCGTGTACTGAAAAACCGATCGAGAAAAAAACTATTTTAGTTGTAGCTGCCCATCCAGACGATGAAACTGCCTTTGCACCCGTATTAGCAAAGTATTCGCGACTTGGACATACAGTTTATTTGGTTATCGGTGTAGATGGAAGATATGGTAACAGATTAGAAAATGATAATCCTGATTCAGTGGCAATAGTTAATAAGAATCAAGCGACTTGCTCCTGCAACCAACTTGGAATCAAACAACCAATTTTCTTTGATTTAATAAGCCTTGATAGGAAACACGGTCAAAAAGATGGAGTTCGAGCTGCTGTTGAATCCGGTATTAAATTTAGAAACAAACTTAGAGAGACTATTCTCGATATAAAGCCGGACTTAATTATTACCTATGGACCAGATGGAGAATATGGCCATCCTGAACATATTATTGTCAGTGGACTTGTAACAGAATTGTTGCTTAGAGAGAAATGGGTTGATAAATATCCATTGTATTACTTTGGGTGGACAAAAACTCTTGAAGAAGGTAATGATGGATGGATAAGGTATGCAGACGATCAATACTTTACTACAGTCATAGATTACACGGACGAAGATGAACAAAGAGCATTTAAATCATTAAATTGTTATGAACGAATGCCGAAGAATGAACGAGATGAAATTATGGAATTGGAAATGCATAGAATCAACGAATTATACTTCAGAAAATTTAACGTGTCACAAGAAAAGAGAAAAGACTTTTTTAACGAACAATAA